The proteins below are encoded in one region of Aquisphaera giovannonii:
- a CDS encoding aldose 1-epimerase family protein: protein MATFVLTDLSRDLWVEGFATDAQALGLAGGRRFSVRKRRLRGGRRDGVDLVEVDNGRLSFSIIPTRGMGIWKGSFDGDRLGWDSPVADGPVNPAFVNLAAHGGLGWLDGFDELLVRCGLSWNGAPFEVKSRKADGSEGNTTYNLHGKIANIPASYLAVHVGEEPPHEIVVEGHVTEAHLFGPSVRMVSRVSTTPGSNRLTVRDEFVNLKDQPVDMQVLYHWNFGFPFLQEDSRFVAPPRTVTPRDPRAVEGLEGHEVYGPPQPGFAEQVYFHELMTHPSGPEAGRTMAMLCNRGGDRAVALRYRPDQLPCFTLWKNTGGARDGYVTGLEPATNYPNPLPFEKARGRVVTLPVNGRHVAETTLEVLAGAQAVAEARAEVDRIQSQARPVVHPSPREPFAAEG from the coding sequence ATGGCGACGTTCGTCCTGACCGACCTGTCCCGCGACCTCTGGGTCGAGGGCTTCGCGACCGATGCCCAGGCCCTGGGCCTCGCGGGCGGCCGCCGGTTCTCGGTCCGCAAGCGGCGGCTCCGCGGCGGCCGCCGGGACGGCGTGGACCTCGTCGAGGTGGACAACGGCCGACTGTCGTTCTCCATCATCCCGACCCGCGGCATGGGCATCTGGAAGGGCTCGTTCGACGGCGACCGCCTGGGCTGGGACTCGCCGGTGGCCGACGGGCCCGTGAACCCGGCGTTCGTCAACCTCGCCGCCCATGGCGGGCTCGGCTGGCTGGACGGCTTCGACGAGCTCCTCGTCCGCTGCGGGCTCTCGTGGAACGGGGCCCCGTTCGAGGTGAAGTCGAGGAAGGCCGACGGCTCCGAGGGCAACACCACCTACAACCTCCACGGCAAGATCGCCAACATCCCGGCGTCGTACCTGGCGGTGCACGTGGGCGAGGAGCCTCCCCACGAGATCGTCGTCGAAGGGCACGTCACCGAGGCCCACCTGTTCGGCCCGTCGGTGCGGATGGTCTCCCGGGTCTCCACGACCCCCGGCTCCAACCGCCTGACGGTCCGCGACGAGTTCGTCAACCTGAAGGACCAGCCGGTGGACATGCAGGTGCTGTACCACTGGAACTTCGGCTTCCCGTTCCTCCAGGAGGATTCCCGCTTCGTCGCGCCGCCGAGGACCGTGACGCCCCGGGATCCCCGCGCCGTGGAGGGGCTCGAGGGCCACGAGGTCTACGGCCCGCCGCAGCCCGGCTTCGCGGAGCAGGTCTACTTCCACGAGCTGATGACGCATCCCTCCGGCCCGGAGGCCGGCCGGACGATGGCCATGCTCTGCAACCGGGGCGGGGACAGGGCCGTCGCCCTGCGCTACCGCCCGGACCAGCTCCCGTGCTTCACCCTCTGGAAGAACACTGGGGGCGCCCGCGACGGATACGTCACCGGCCTGGAGCCGGCGACCAACTACCCCAACCCGCTGCCGTTCGAGAAGGCCCGCGGCCGGGTCGTCACGCTGCCGGTAAACGGCCGGCACGTCGCCGAGACGACCCTGGAGGTCCTGGCCGGCGCTCAGGCCGTCGCCGAGGCGCGGGCCGAGGTGGACCGCATCCAGTCCCAGGCCCGCCCGGTCGTCCATCCCTCCCCCCGCGAGCCGTTCGCGGCGGAGGGATGA
- a CDS encoding YybH family protein, protein MRAIPLSLAAIGLAGIAAVAASPRAGEAQPPAQPAPPAARQATNPASPEAPTQPAAAPAPAAPAAPAFTPEQKAVADALAAFVKAYNSGDTKALSAFFTEDLVLIDPENDETRGKAAVGEMYAAAFRDNAGLKLESRADEVRFITPDVARVEGESRISSANGDAADFNRFSAILVRKAGAWQAAEIREFAAAAEDVSPYDRLRDLEWMVGHWVDDGGDVRVEADVEWADNASFLVRTYHVQVGGEQASSGTMFIGWDPQSGQIKSWNFDSEGGHGEGYWTKTSDKEWVVKATGVLRDGRPSSATQIHTILNKDSVKTDSIDRIIGGQVAPDITDVVMVRKAPAPGEPAEAGAPAAAPTPARAATPAAPPRAPAAPAATPAPAAPR, encoded by the coding sequence ATGAGAGCGATCCCCCTGAGCCTGGCGGCCATCGGACTGGCCGGCATCGCGGCCGTCGCGGCGTCTCCCCGGGCCGGCGAGGCCCAACCCCCGGCGCAGCCCGCACCCCCGGCGGCCCGACAGGCCACGAACCCGGCGTCGCCGGAGGCCCCGACGCAGCCGGCGGCCGCCCCGGCCCCCGCGGCCCCCGCGGCCCCGGCCTTCACGCCCGAGCAGAAGGCCGTGGCCGACGCCCTGGCGGCCTTCGTCAAGGCGTACAACAGCGGCGACACGAAGGCCCTGTCCGCGTTCTTCACCGAGGACCTCGTCCTCATCGACCCGGAGAACGACGAGACCCGGGGCAAGGCGGCCGTCGGGGAGATGTACGCCGCGGCCTTCCGGGACAACGCCGGGCTGAAGCTGGAGTCCCGGGCCGACGAGGTCCGCTTCATCACGCCCGACGTCGCGCGCGTCGAGGGCGAATCCCGGATCTCCTCCGCCAACGGCGACGCCGCGGACTTCAACCGCTTCAGCGCGATCCTCGTCCGCAAGGCCGGCGCCTGGCAGGCGGCGGAGATCCGCGAGTTCGCCGCGGCCGCGGAGGACGTCTCCCCGTACGATCGGCTCCGCGACCTCGAGTGGATGGTCGGCCACTGGGTGGACGACGGCGGCGACGTCAGGGTCGAGGCCGACGTCGAGTGGGCCGACAACGCCAGCTTCCTGGTGCGGACGTACCACGTCCAGGTGGGCGGCGAGCAGGCCTCCTCCGGGACGATGTTCATCGGCTGGGACCCGCAATCCGGCCAGATCAAGTCCTGGAACTTCGACAGCGAGGGCGGCCACGGCGAGGGCTACTGGACCAAGACCTCGGACAAGGAGTGGGTCGTCAAGGCGACGGGCGTCCTCCGCGACGGCCGGCCCAGCTCGGCCACGCAGATCCACACGATCCTCAACAAGGACTCGGTGAAGACCGACTCCATCGACCGGATCATCGGCGGCCAGGTCGCGCCGGACATCACCGACGTCGTCATGGTCCGCAAGGCCCCCGCACCCGGGGAGCCCGCCGAGGCCGGGGCGCCCGCCGCCGCGCCAACGCCCGCCCGCGCCGCGACCCCGGCGGCCCCGCCCCGCGCACCCGCGGCCCCTGCCGCGACCCCGGCGCCGGCGGCCCCCAGGTAA
- a CDS encoding hypervirulence associated TUDOR domain-containing protein, which produces MAKSSAIKAGDRVQWDSSQGKVTGKVKKKLTSPTDIKGHHVAASPDNPEYLVESEKTGAQAAHKPEELKKAPKKKGAKS; this is translated from the coding sequence GTGGCCAAATCCTCCGCCATCAAGGCCGGCGACCGCGTCCAGTGGGACTCCTCCCAGGGCAAGGTGACCGGCAAGGTGAAGAAGAAGCTCACCAGCCCGACCGACATCAAGGGCCACCACGTCGCCGCCTCCCCCGACAACCCGGAATACCTCGTCGAGAGCGAGAAGACCGGCGCCCAGGCCGCCCACAAGCCCGAGGAGCTGAAGAAGGCCCCGAAGAAGAAGGGGGCCAAATCATGA
- a CDS encoding nSTAND1 domain-containing NTPase, translated as MSEIVCQVDNRADAVELVWSAGGGFFEPYAISGTQLAELRAEARKARDALERLVLAHNEAGSGPPPWEPSFDLATAGFRLYRKLLPGGDRTALKVRGWLAGLRARPGPGPLGLEVVVEERAADPATFLGVPWNLVYDEDPDDREEAFRTGGSAERWRPFWAIRYALTTGRRVEPWQRAPAWDEPRVLAVIDPTVYEALREDQRRRLDAFLAGGRVARAGSLKELRASLKGGYPRLLYWLGHATPEHLRLGPGEPIRPGQLRDALDVDDRERPDGMLAFLNACRTAESGSGESFLNVLHSFGFTGAIATERQTIDNFANEFGLDFLEGFLRDGKPLGELLHELRLKSAPLGLLYGAHCPPEIRVRRRDEPAGAAGPAIRESGRVAGVSLDAGAPAIEAGPVRGSAPADLPERPYRSLACYDEPHRALFTGRDADVVRFAATLDRPDTRIMVLHGESGLGKSSFLRAGLIPYLERDCVGYRFFRRPDGSPLIVQAARDLVGQLAQALLDASAAPLRYDTPDGDELVVDLRPAIDEALGAPADQPGLREALRRDVHLLANLLARMAGRLPHALVLVLDQAEEVFTLVRPDEPEEVAARDHALRMLQRAVDVRADVKLIVSLRTEYYGRLLDHLRAGRRDLVGVRDDLLRDFGRAALVEAITRPTSEESLAGGGPSPREAYGFRYAKGVPERIAGGVLALRSENQDSVLPLVQVICTQLFERLAGPPGAERVITGEDLDAIGGVDGGLKAFAEGALARTLRLSPGDRRAFRGLFSQLYLRQPDGTLSTRMIAREDLERQWGRPAPFAGLLEAARSARLLREDQLRLQGDEPRGYIRLGHDALAKVAAAWDDDLKRRGRRRKLLAAVAGSLALAGIMSVLALAAWQSSLVAEDRRLEALRNAAVAEGSRRQAQLTAANLTLDRGLSLCEQDDVAGGLSWMAHSLKIVPRDAPAVEGVIRANLRAWIPHLPRLRHIFPHGLDVRSVAFSPDGRLALTGSFDGTARLWDVETGDEPRTLTHPEAVEDVAFSHDGSTFATACKDGKARIWDATSLELRGELAHAEPVMCLAFSRDGNTLLTGVYEGWAYLWDIGTGRQLCPRLEHGDWIRAVAFTADGRHAVTACWDTRVRTWDARTGAPSGLPIVTNNSSIMAMAVSDEDRTVLVGGMDGYARRWSLETGELIREYGPHRGAVYAVAVRPDDRTRVVTGSNDGSVREWESGTGRPLGTLCRHSGWVTSLAFHPKEPILLTGSGDRTARLWDLTPVREALATMPHSAAVRNALFSPDRTAVLTVGEDKKAHSWDISQGIPRDRSGPVGGPAMDLALDRSWNVIAVAAGNDVRFLDARTLESSGASLSHGGSVISLAMSRDGARVVTACFDQILRVWDVEARACVAERRMEHYAGDVAMHPDGKSFLVNLANVVKRLDAATLLPVGPDLVHPANTFDIACHPDGRTIATACAARKAYIWKAGPGGHTPLSLPHPADVLGVAFSPDGDLLLTGCFDNSARLWDVSTGKPIGKPFRHEAGVLSVCFSPDGATVLTTSFDKTARLWKVPNRTLDGSPDEVVSWVEGLTGLEFRGEGDLRVLDDEPWKHLQSRIPEELRAGDR; from the coding sequence ATGTCCGAGATCGTCTGCCAGGTGGACAACCGGGCCGATGCCGTCGAGCTCGTGTGGTCGGCCGGCGGCGGGTTCTTCGAGCCCTACGCCATCTCCGGCACCCAGCTCGCGGAGCTGCGAGCCGAGGCGAGGAAGGCCCGCGACGCGCTGGAGCGGCTGGTCCTCGCGCACAACGAGGCGGGCAGCGGGCCGCCCCCCTGGGAGCCGTCCTTCGATCTGGCGACGGCGGGCTTCCGGCTCTACAGGAAGCTCCTGCCGGGCGGCGACCGGACCGCGCTGAAGGTCCGCGGCTGGCTGGCGGGCCTGCGGGCGAGGCCGGGGCCGGGGCCGCTCGGCCTGGAGGTCGTGGTCGAGGAGCGGGCGGCCGACCCGGCGACGTTCCTGGGCGTGCCGTGGAACCTCGTCTACGACGAGGACCCGGACGACCGCGAGGAGGCGTTCCGCACCGGCGGCAGCGCGGAGCGATGGCGTCCGTTCTGGGCGATCCGGTACGCGCTGACGACCGGGAGGCGGGTCGAGCCCTGGCAGCGGGCGCCGGCCTGGGACGAGCCGCGCGTCCTCGCGGTCATCGACCCGACCGTGTACGAGGCCCTGCGGGAGGACCAGAGGCGGCGGCTGGACGCCTTCCTCGCCGGGGGGCGGGTGGCGCGGGCGGGCTCCCTGAAGGAGCTGCGGGCGTCCCTGAAGGGAGGCTATCCGCGCCTGCTCTACTGGCTGGGGCACGCCACGCCGGAGCACCTCCGCCTGGGGCCCGGCGAGCCGATCCGGCCCGGCCAGCTCCGCGACGCGCTGGACGTCGACGACCGCGAGCGGCCCGACGGGATGCTCGCCTTCCTGAACGCCTGCCGGACCGCGGAGTCGGGCTCCGGCGAGTCGTTCCTCAACGTGCTCCACAGCTTCGGCTTCACCGGGGCGATCGCCACCGAGCGGCAGACGATCGACAACTTCGCCAACGAGTTCGGCCTGGACTTCCTGGAGGGCTTCCTCCGCGACGGCAAGCCCCTGGGCGAGCTGCTCCACGAGCTGCGGCTCAAGTCCGCCCCGCTGGGCCTGCTCTACGGGGCGCACTGCCCGCCGGAGATCCGGGTGCGGCGCAGGGACGAGCCGGCCGGTGCCGCGGGGCCCGCCATCCGCGAGAGCGGACGCGTCGCCGGGGTCTCGCTCGACGCCGGGGCACCCGCGATCGAGGCGGGGCCCGTGCGCGGTTCGGCCCCGGCCGACCTGCCCGAACGGCCGTACCGCTCGCTGGCCTGCTACGACGAGCCGCACCGGGCGCTGTTCACCGGCCGCGACGCCGACGTCGTGCGGTTCGCCGCGACGCTCGACCGGCCGGACACGCGGATCATGGTGCTGCACGGCGAGAGCGGGCTCGGCAAGTCGTCGTTCCTCCGCGCCGGGCTCATCCCCTACCTGGAGCGCGACTGCGTCGGCTACCGGTTCTTCCGCCGCCCCGACGGCTCGCCGCTGATCGTCCAGGCCGCCAGGGACCTCGTCGGCCAGCTCGCCCAGGCGTTGCTGGACGCCTCCGCGGCCCCGCTGCGATACGACACGCCCGACGGCGATGAACTCGTCGTGGACCTCCGCCCGGCGATCGACGAGGCCCTCGGGGCGCCGGCCGACCAGCCGGGGCTCCGCGAGGCCCTGAGGCGGGACGTGCACCTGCTGGCGAACCTCCTGGCTCGCATGGCGGGCCGGCTCCCGCACGCCCTCGTGCTGGTCCTGGACCAGGCCGAGGAGGTCTTCACGCTGGTCCGCCCGGACGAGCCCGAGGAGGTCGCCGCCCGCGATCACGCGCTCCGGATGCTCCAGCGGGCCGTGGACGTGCGGGCCGACGTGAAGCTGATCGTCTCGCTGCGGACCGAGTATTATGGCCGCCTCCTGGACCACCTCCGCGCCGGCCGTCGCGACCTGGTGGGCGTCCGCGACGACCTCCTCCGCGACTTCGGCCGGGCCGCCCTGGTCGAGGCCATCACGCGGCCGACGTCCGAGGAATCCCTCGCCGGGGGCGGGCCGTCGCCGCGCGAGGCGTACGGCTTCCGCTACGCCAAGGGCGTCCCCGAACGGATCGCCGGCGGCGTCCTGGCCCTGCGGTCGGAGAACCAGGACAGCGTCCTGCCGCTGGTCCAGGTCATCTGCACCCAGCTCTTCGAGCGGCTGGCCGGGCCGCCGGGGGCCGAACGGGTCATCACCGGCGAGGACCTCGACGCCATCGGCGGGGTGGACGGGGGCCTGAAGGCCTTCGCCGAAGGGGCCCTGGCGCGGACCCTCCGGCTGAGCCCCGGGGACCGCCGGGCCTTCCGCGGCCTGTTCAGCCAGCTCTACCTCCGCCAGCCCGACGGCACCCTGTCCACGCGGATGATCGCGAGGGAGGACCTCGAGCGTCAATGGGGCCGCCCGGCCCCGTTCGCGGGCCTGCTCGAGGCCGCCAGGTCGGCCCGCCTCCTCCGCGAGGACCAGCTCCGCCTCCAGGGGGACGAGCCCCGCGGCTACATCCGCCTCGGCCACGATGCCCTCGCCAAGGTCGCCGCCGCCTGGGACGACGACCTGAAGCGCCGGGGCCGCCGCCGGAAGCTGCTCGCCGCCGTGGCGGGCAGCCTGGCCCTGGCCGGGATCATGTCCGTGCTGGCCCTGGCGGCCTGGCAGAGCTCGCTCGTCGCCGAGGATCGCCGCCTGGAGGCGTTGCGAAACGCGGCCGTGGCCGAGGGCAGCCGCCGCCAGGCGCAGCTCACCGCGGCCAACCTGACGCTCGACCGCGGGCTCTCGCTGTGCGAGCAGGACGACGTCGCCGGCGGCCTGTCGTGGATGGCCCACAGCCTGAAGATCGTGCCCCGCGACGCCCCCGCGGTCGAGGGCGTCATCCGCGCGAACCTCCGCGCCTGGATCCCCCACCTCCCTCGCCTGCGGCACATCTTCCCGCACGGCCTCGACGTCAGATCGGTCGCGTTCAGCCCCGACGGGCGACTTGCGCTCACCGGGAGCTTCGACGGCACGGCCCGGCTCTGGGACGTCGAGACGGGCGACGAGCCCAGGACGCTCACTCATCCGGAGGCGGTCGAGGATGTCGCCTTCAGCCACGACGGGAGCACCTTCGCGACCGCGTGCAAGGACGGCAAGGCGCGGATCTGGGACGCGACGAGCCTGGAGCTGCGCGGGGAGCTCGCCCACGCGGAGCCCGTCATGTGCCTGGCGTTCTCCCGGGATGGGAACACCCTCCTGACGGGCGTCTACGAGGGGTGGGCTTACCTCTGGGACATCGGCACCGGGCGGCAGCTCTGCCCGCGCCTGGAGCACGGGGACTGGATCCGGGCCGTCGCCTTCACCGCCGACGGGCGGCATGCGGTGACCGCGTGCTGGGACACGCGCGTGCGGACCTGGGACGCCCGGACGGGGGCGCCGTCCGGCCTGCCGATCGTGACGAACAACTCGTCCATCATGGCCATGGCCGTGAGCGACGAGGATCGCACGGTCCTGGTGGGCGGCATGGACGGCTACGCACGCCGGTGGTCCCTCGAGACCGGCGAGTTGATCCGCGAGTACGGCCCTCATCGGGGGGCAGTCTACGCGGTCGCCGTCAGGCCCGACGATCGCACGCGGGTGGTGACCGGCTCCAATGACGGCTCGGTGCGGGAGTGGGAATCCGGCACGGGCCGTCCCCTCGGCACGCTCTGCAGGCATTCCGGGTGGGTCACTTCGCTGGCATTCCACCCGAAGGAGCCCATCCTGCTCACGGGGAGCGGAGACCGGACGGCGCGGCTCTGGGACCTGACCCCGGTCCGCGAGGCCCTGGCGACGATGCCGCACTCCGCCGCGGTCAGGAACGCCCTTTTCTCGCCGGATCGGACCGCCGTGCTCACCGTCGGAGAGGACAAGAAGGCCCACTCCTGGGACATCTCGCAAGGGATCCCGCGGGACCGATCGGGCCCGGTCGGCGGGCCGGCGATGGACCTGGCACTGGATCGATCGTGGAACGTCATCGCCGTCGCCGCCGGGAACGACGTGCGATTCCTGGATGCTCGGACCCTGGAGTCGTCCGGGGCGTCGCTCTCGCACGGGGGCTCGGTCATCTCCCTGGCGATGAGTCGGGACGGGGCCCGCGTCGTGACCGCATGTTTCGACCAGATCCTTCGCGTCTGGGACGTCGAGGCCCGCGCGTGCGTCGCCGAGAGGAGGATGGAACACTATGCCGGCGACGTCGCCATGCACCCGGACGGGAAGAGCTTCCTGGTGAACCTCGCGAACGTGGTGAAGCGGCTCGATGCCGCGACCCTCCTGCCCGTCGGCCCGGACCTCGTCCACCCGGCGAACACCTTCGACATCGCCTGCCATCCCGACGGGCGGACCATCGCGACCGCGTGCGCCGCCAGGAAGGCGTACATCTGGAAGGCCGGCCCCGGGGGGCATACCCCGCTGAGCTTGCCTCACCCGGCGGACGTCCTGGGCGTCGCCTTCAGCCCGGATGGCGACCTGCTCTTGACGGGCTGCTTCGACAATTCGGCACGCCTCTGGGATGTCTCGACCGGGAAGCCCATCGGCAAGCCGTTCCGCCACGAGGCCGGGGTCCTCTCCGTCTGCTTCAGCCCCGACGGGGCGACCGTACTCACGACGAGCTTCGACAAGACCGCCCGGCTGTGGAAGGTCCCGAACCGGACGCTCGACGGGTCGCCCGATGAGGTTGTATCCTGGGTCGAGGGCCTGACCGGGCTGGAATTTCGGGGCGAAGGTGACCTGCGGGTGCTCGACGACGAGCCCTGGAAGCATCTGCAATCTCGCATCCCGGAGGAACTCCGGGCCGGCGATCGGTGA
- a CDS encoding transglutaminase family protein, which yields MKRIRIIHDTAYHYKVPVTFGPHTALLRPREGHDLHIDSSTLLIEPEASVRWYRDIYGNSIAILTFQQPGAKLHVHSEIDVDLYEDMPIDCTIDPAAQEYPFQYDAVDQVEIMPYRLPSYPHDGPAVQRWLRDLYRPGQKADTATLLDRLNTRIFESFRYAERHEMGVQVPCRTLELGTGSCRDFAVFMMEAARHWGLAARFVTGYIQMAEGQHGSTHAWTEVYLPGAGWRGFDPTNNKPAGTEHISVAVARAHEKAAPLSGTWEGPGDAFRRMEVSVQVVAR from the coding sequence ATGAAGCGCATCCGGATCATCCACGACACGGCCTATCACTACAAAGTCCCGGTGACCTTCGGGCCGCACACGGCCCTGCTGCGGCCGAGGGAGGGGCACGACCTGCACATCGACAGCTCCACGCTGCTCATCGAGCCGGAGGCCTCGGTGCGGTGGTACCGGGACATCTACGGGAACTCGATCGCCATCCTCACGTTCCAGCAGCCCGGGGCGAAGCTGCACGTCCACAGCGAGATCGACGTGGACCTTTATGAAGACATGCCCATCGACTGCACGATCGACCCGGCGGCCCAGGAGTATCCGTTCCAGTACGACGCCGTCGACCAGGTCGAGATCATGCCCTATCGCCTGCCGAGCTACCCGCACGACGGCCCGGCCGTCCAGAGGTGGCTTCGGGACCTGTACCGGCCGGGGCAGAAGGCGGACACGGCGACGCTCCTGGACCGGCTGAACACGCGGATCTTCGAGTCCTTCCGGTACGCCGAGCGGCACGAGATGGGGGTGCAGGTCCCCTGCCGGACGCTCGAGCTGGGGACCGGCTCGTGCCGGGATTTCGCGGTCTTCATGATGGAGGCGGCCCGGCACTGGGGGCTCGCCGCGAGGTTCGTCACGGGCTACATCCAGATGGCCGAGGGCCAGCACGGCTCGACCCACGCGTGGACCGAGGTCTACCTCCCCGGCGCCGGCTGGCGGGGCTTCGACCCGACCAACAACAAGCCGGCCGGCACCGAGCACATCTCCGTCGCCGTCGCCCGCGCCCACGAGAAGGCCGCCCCCCTCTCCGGCACCTGGGAGGGCCCCGGCGACGCCTTCCGGCGGATGGAGGTCTCCGTGCAGGTGGTCGCGCGGTGA
- a CDS encoding DUF3140 domain-containing protein — MSGKKSDSPDELIADFKDAVNMTASQIEKWLDSEDSKRVGYKDEGGGESVGHHSGRRIVEILGKKKADYTDDDLKHMAKVVGYVHRHLAQRPDGDVEETPWRYSLMNWGHDPAKDKSAHKAKARG; from the coding sequence ATGAGCGGCAAGAAGTCCGACAGCCCGGACGAGCTCATCGCCGACTTCAAGGACGCCGTGAACATGACCGCGAGCCAGATCGAGAAATGGCTCGACTCGGAGGACTCCAAGCGGGTCGGCTACAAGGACGAAGGCGGGGGCGAGTCCGTCGGCCACCACTCCGGCCGCCGGATCGTCGAGATCCTCGGCAAGAAGAAGGCCGACTACACCGACGACGACCTCAAGCACATGGCCAAGGTCGTCGGCTACGTCCACCGCCACCTCGCCCAGCGCCCCGACGGGGACGTCGAGGAGACGCCCTGGCGCTACTCGCTCATGAACTGGGGGCATGATCCCGCGAAGGACAAGTCGGCCCACAAGGCGAAGGCGCGGGGGTGA